Proteins encoded together in one Lutra lutra chromosome 4, mLutLut1.2, whole genome shotgun sequence window:
- the LOC125097461 gene encoding cytochrome c1, heme protein, mitochondrial, with the protein MRASGVRPCAGPPARRPCSPPPGARTLPRAADNDRTRKPREPPRPPARAPPTSGLGRSAARRNPAPTARPRPRPSGSRDIWAPGPPRGLTGAAVAPERAKMAAAAAASLRGAVLGPRGARLPGARARGLLCGARPGQLPLRTPQAVSLSSKAGLSRGRKVMLSALGMLAAGGAGLAVALHSAVSASDLELHPPSYPWSHRGLLSSLDHTSIRRGFQVYKQVCSSCHSMDYVAYRHLVGVCYTEEEAKALAEEVEVQDGPNEDGEMFMRPGKLSDYFPKPYPNPEAARAANNGALPPDLSYITRARHGGEDYVFSLLTGYCEPPTGVSLREGLYFNPYFPGQAIGMAPPIYNEVLEFDDGTPATMSQVAKDVCTFLRWASEPEHDHRKRMGLKMLMMMGLLFPLIYAMKRHKWSVLKSRKLAYRPPK; encoded by the exons ATGAGGGCGAGCGGTGTCCGGCCCTGCGCGGGGCCCCCGGCCCGCCGGCCCTGCTCGCCCCCACCCGGAGCCCGGACCCTGCCCCGGGCGGCAGACAACG ACCGGACCCGGAAGCCGCGGGAGCCGCCGCGGCCGCCAGCTCGTGCCCCGCCCACTTCCGGTCTCGGGAGGAGCGCGGCTCGGCGGAACCCCGCCCCGACGGCCAGGCCCCGGCCCCGCCCTTCAGGCTCTCGCGACATCTGGGCTCCGGGACCGCCGCGGGGCCTGACGGGAGCAGCCGTCGCGCCGGAGAGGGCCaagatggcggcggcggcggcggcttcGCTTCGCGGGGCGGTGCTGGGCCCGCGGGGCGCGCGGTTGCCGGGCGCGCGGGCCCGGGGTCTGCTGTGCGGCGCGCGGCCCGGCCAGCTCCCGCTGCGGACGCCTCAG GCAGTGTCCTTGTCGTCGAAGGCCGGTCTGTCCCGGGGCCGGAAAGTGATGCTGTCAGCGTTGGGCATGCTGGCGGCGGGGGGTGCAGGGCTAGCTGTGGCCCTACATTCCGCCGTGAGTGCCAGTGACCTGGAGCTGCACCCCCCCAGCTATCCGTGGTCCCACCGTGGCCTCCTCTCTTCCCTGGACCACACCAG CATCCGGAGGGGTTTCCAGGTGTACAAGCAGGTGTGCTCCTCCTGCCACAGCATGGACTACGTGGCCTACCGCCACCTGGTGGGCGTTTGCTACACGGAGGAAGAAGCGAAGGCGCTGGCCGAGGAG GTGGAGGTTCAGGATGGCCCCAATGAGGATGGGGAGATGTTCATGCGGCCCGGGAAGCTGTCTGACTACTTCCCCAAACCGTACCCCAACCCGGAGGCTGCTCGGGCAGCCAACAATGGGGCACTGCCCCCTGACCTCAGCTACATCACGCGGGCTAG GCACGGTGGCGAGGACTACGTCTTCTCCCTGCTAACGGGCTACTGTGAGCCACCCACCGGGGTGTCGCTGCGAGAGGGCCTCTACTTCAACCCCTACTTTCCTGGCCAGGCCATCGGCATGGCTCCTCCCATCTACAACGAGGTTCTGGAGTTCGATGACG gcaccccagccaccATGTCCCAGGTGGCCAAGGACGTGTGTACCTTCCTGCGCTGGGCATCTGAGCCAGAGCACGACCATCGCAAACGCATGGGGCTCAAG ATGTTGATGATGATGGGCTTGCTGTTTCCCCTGATCTACGCCATGAAGCGGCACAAGTGGTCAGTCCTGAAGAGCCGGAAGCTGGCGTATCGGCCGCCCAAGTGA